CTTATGCGGGACACCATTTTCCCAGTTATTAAATATTCCACTTCGCGCCCTCACAGGAAAAGCTTACATACTAGCCAAATGGAAAAGGCGCTTGATTTCGGCTCAAGATTATACAGGTTCAAATCCTGTGTATGAACAAACGGCTTTTTCAACTTGCGCGAAGTGACCTATCAATTTCACAATTCAACCCGTGTCCTAACCTGAAAAGCCTACACACGTGATAACGATCCTAAGGTAGCGAAAATCGGGCGACTGATCTAGTGACAGCGTTCATCATCTCACGCCAGATGCGGAATGCACGCCCACTGCTCGAGAATCAAACGGGTAAGAGCGATCGTAAGTTGGAAAAAGCTTTTTAAACTTGCATGGGTAATTAAATATGAATAATGAGTGATGAAAATAGCAAATATCAAACAGTTACGCAAATCGAAAATCTTATAACTGCATTCAAAAATTGTACTTTACCAAGCTGTGAGTGGCATCATACTGCACATTTAACAGTGGCATTATATTACCTCATAGAGTACGAGGAAAAACAAGCAAGCGATCGCATTCGCCAAGCTATCCAACGTTATAACGCAGCTATAGGTATCCAAACCAGCAAAAATAGTGGTTATCACGAAACTCTTACCAGATTCTGGATTCACATGGTGCGTCATTATTTATCAGTGAATCAAAAGCAAGCTTCCTTATTGCAGCTGACTAATGGACTCATCGATAGTTACGGTAATAAGCATCTACCACTGCAATACTATAGCCGGGATTTGTTAATGTCTTGGGAAGCCCGTATAAGCTGGGTTGAACCAGATTTGAGACATCTTGATGTGAGTTAATAATTTTTGCCGTACCCTCATCGAGGAAGCTTACACACTCCTATATAAGCAACTTAAAAAACAGAGTCTACGTCTGAAGCCGTCTTCAGGCTTATGCTTCCTCAACTTGTGCGGCAATTTTATTCTGAGTCTCAATGTAGCATTTGACATCTAGTCTTCTTGCAGTTACAACAGTAGTTGTCACCGCGCCCTAACAGAAAAAGCTTACATACTAGCTCAATTGGTAGAGCAGTCGGCTATTAACCGATGGGTAACAGGTTCGATTCCTGTGTATAAACCAACAGCTTTCTCAACTTGCGCGGTGATTTTATTCACCTCGTAGCGTGTGACAACTATACTCCACAATTTTAGTTTTTGTTTGCAATTAAAGTTTACACTGGCGAAGATATTTGTTAGAAATCGAACACCGATGCACATAGATACACACAGATTGACACAGATAGATTATGAGTGTGTATTTATGTTTTCGTGATCTAACCTCCGGGAAGCCGCCTGACGAGTGTCTACGCTTCGCTAAAAGCAACAAAATCTAAAATCCAAAATTCTTAATGGAGGTAGTACCTATGAATACAGCAGAACGCGATTTGCGTTTAGAACTTCTCAACAGCTTGCTGACTACGCCTCACCGCGAGTTGGAGAAGGTAGCAGAATTTCACAAGTTAATGATAGAACTTGACCCAATTTTCTACGGACACCTAGCTGTATGGTATCAGCATAACGGCGATGTCCGCGACCACAAGGAAGTGTTTTTGGGACATCTGCTGACAAGCAATGTAACTGCACACCGTGATGCTGGTTTTGTATTGCTGCAAGAATTTCCACCTTATCAAGTTGCACGGATTGTGGACTTTATGAAGCAGCAACGCGGTAAAGTTCCCCGTTCTACACGTACTGCTGTACAGTGCTATTTGCGCGCGCGAGAAATAAACCCCCAATTTTTTGACCGTGCTGCTTTACGGGGACGTAAGGCGATGAAGCACTTGTATGCAACTTTGCATATTAAACCAAGTATGCGTGCAGATGCGGTGTTATTTAAAGATGCACCACCAGAGGGTAGCTTGGCTTATATGCTGAAGCAGGTAGCAAAGGCAGAAACACCAGCTGCACAAGCTGCTTTGATAGTTGAGCATAACATCCCTTACACTATTGCCATTGGTGCAGTTAAGCAACTTACTCCAACGGTGTTGGTGGCTTTAATCAACTCTATGTCACCACAGGAGGTAATTAACAACCTCAAATCTCTGAAGCAGCGCGGTGCGATGGATCATCCAGAAGTCAAGGCGTTGATTAATGGGAAGTTAGAACAAGCAGCTAAGAGTGATAGGATATCTGCGTTTAAAGCCACGGTTGCGGCTGATGTCACTCAACTGGATACAGAGACTGCGGCCCGACTGGAAAATGTCGCTAACGAACAAGTCAAAAAGCGCGGTAAAATTGCCAAGCCGACAGCTTTGTTGGTTGATAAGTCTGGAAGTATGGATGTAGCACTAGAAGTTGGTAAGCAAATAGCTGCCTTGATTTCTGGTATTACTGAAGCAAATTTATTTGTCTATGCTTTCGACACCATTGCTTACCCAGTCAAGGCTCAAGGTACACAACTATCAGATTGGGAAAAGGCATTCCAGCATATTTTCCCTAATGGTGGAACCAGTATAGGTGCAGGTCTAGAAACCATGCGCTTGAAAAAGCAGGTGGTAGAACAAATCATCATTGTCACCGACGAAGGCGAAAACACCCAACCCTACTTTGTCGCTGCTTACCAAGCTTACCAGCGCGATTTAGGAGTTATGCCTAATGTGATTATCGTCAGAGTAGGAGGATGGTGTGATTACATCGAACGCAACTTGAAGGAGAAGCAAATACCTGTGGATACCTTTACGTTTGCGGGTGACTACTACTCTCTACCGAACCTAGTGCCATTGCTATCTCGTCCATCCCGACTAGAATTGTTGATGGAGATTTTAGAAACACCGCTACCTGTACGGGATGACAAATAAATAACGTCTAGCGGCTGTGCCGCTAGATGTTATTTAGGTATATTCATACTAAATGTATAAAGATATTAAGAGCGGAAACGTTTCTTATACCGTCTAGAATTAGCAACCGCTTTAGCTTTCCGCTTGTTTTTCTCAAGAGGAGTTTCAAAGTGACGATGTTTCTTTAAGTCAGGCATAATTCCTGCCTTGGAAACTTGACGTTTAAATCGGCGTAAAGCCGACTCAAGTGCTTCATTTTCGCCCACTACTATTTGGGTCATTCTATCTCCTTAGATATTACTACTGGATAGTGATAAGCTCATAAACATTCAGTTTGCATTTTTTGAGTAGAGGGAAAAAATTAATTATGCTTCCCTATTTCCCTCAAAACCGAAAATATCTAAATTAAAATGCACTTTCGCTTTGCCAATCCAGTTAACAGAGAACAAAAAAGGGCAGACTCCTTGCCTGCCCAAGAGACTTAAAAGTTAAACTTGGGTTTCATCAAATCTTAGTAGCGTCGGGAGTATCCTCCACCATTATTGCCACCACGTCTACCACCACCAAAGGAACCTCCCTCTGATTTAGGTCTTGCTTTATTAACTTTCAGGCTACGACCCATCCACTCAGCAGTATCAAGGGCTTCAATTGCCGCAGCTTCTTCTGCTTCTGAACCCATTTCTACAAAGGCGAATCCTCGTACACGACCAGTTTCCCGGTCTACAGGTAATTGAACGCTCTTCACAGTTCCATACTCGGAAAAAACCTGCTTGAGGTCGTCTTGCTCAACCTCATAGGACAGATTACCAACGTAAATCGACATAAAACATCTCCAGAATCAAATGGCGTAGAGTTTTAGATCCGGAGAAGTCTGTAATATAAGTACAAATAAAAACAAACCGCACAACCGAATTTAAACTTCTCCACATAGCTTATCACAAATTCCTAAGATTCAAGCAAATTTATTCATATCAAAATTCTATGAAACCTCTTAACCACGTTGACCTGTGCTTTGTTATTGATACAACTGCCAGTATGGGTAGTTTTATTCACTCAGCACAGCAACAATTGTTAAACACTATCAAGGTACTGTCGGCTAATAGTAATATTGATTTGCAAATTGGTTTGGTAGAGTACCGTGACTATCCTCCCCAAGATAACTCTTTTGTTACCCGTGTTTACTCACTGACAGCTAAATTGCAGCAAATGCAGCAAGTTATCAATAAACTCAGAGCTGATGGTGGTGGTGATGGCCCAGAAGCAGTGTATAGCGGTGTCTACGATGCCTGTACAAAAATGAAATGGCGTCAGCACAGTTGTCGTTTTATTTTACTGGTAGGTGATGCACCACCCCACGGTTTTGGCACATGGCTACGAGAAATGATGTTAGAGACACGCAGGTATCATAGTGGTGATGCTTGGCCTGATGCTTGCCCTAGTGGGTTAAATGTCCAGTCAGTAACTGCAACGGCAGAAAACCACCGAGTTATTATTCATGGGTTGTGTATGAGTGGTGATATGCTGGCACAAAAGGCATTCAATGCGATCGCTCAAGCTACCGGTGGTCAATGTGTAGCTGTTAGTAATGCCAAAGATGTCATCGATCAAATTGTGGCTGTACTGCAAAATGAATTCTCTAATTTGGAATTAGACTACAAAGTCTTAGAGGCTGTGCAACAAATAGGATATCTAGATAGCAGTAAAACTGCTGAAATTTTAAATATGCCAAGATTGCCAGTAGCAGCTGCGATCGCTCGTTTGGGTAAGCGGGGTTTTTTAAACCAGATGATCTTCTAAGAAACACCTACTGAATGTGTTTCTTAGAAGTCATGATTTCAGCAACCTCAACCGCATTTTGATATATTTATCATCTGAGGCGATCGCAATCGACACTTTGGTTTATCTGCTTCAACCTCACCAAACAACACCATTGTTTTCATCACCAGTAAATCGGTTTTGCGATCACAAGCCCTAGCTTGTCGCAAATCCCACCCTGATGAGTTTTTCTTCCGAGTCACTCTTCTAAAAGGGTAATAGTTACTTGGCGGTAACCTCGCTCTCGCAATGGTACTGTTTCTAAATAACGAGGGTCTGTTAACCACTTGCGTACGTGGTCAGCAGAAGGAAACTTTAATATCCGAATAGATTCTCCTTCAAAAGAGCCTAGCAATTGTTCTTTGACATTCAGACGTAAAACCAGTTCTGCTCCATATTCATCGCGGATGACTTTAGCTTGTCTTTTGTAATTTTCTAGAGCTTCTGGTTCGTCAGGATTAGGTGTCAGTATGGCAAGTACATAAACCATTTGCTTTTCCTCCTTGGTAATTATGGACTTAAGCGATCAAGCTTTGAGTGATTTTTGCTAAAGATTTGATACTTTTGTTTCCCGGAGCTTTTCTAAAGCGCTGCGATCTTCCAAGGTTGAGGTATCACCAGATATTTCCTGTCCAGTTACTATTGATCTCAGCAACCGCCGCATGATTTTACCCGACCGCGTTTTTGGCAAACCGTCCGTAAAGCGAATTTCCCCAGGACGAGCGATCGCTCCTATCTCTTTGACAACATGCTGTTTCAGTTCTTGACTCAGTTCTTCACTAGATATATATTTACTTTCTAAAGTAATGAAAGCTACGATATCTTCACCTTTGAGTTCATCTGGTTTGCTGACCACGGCTGCTTCAGCCACCGCAGGGTGAGATACTAGGGCTGATTCTACTTCCATCGTGCCAAGACGATGACCTGATACATTAATGACATCATCTACTCTTCCCATGATCCAGAAGTACCCTTCTTCATCACGTTTTGCACCATCACCAGCAAAGTAGACATACTGTTCATCTTTTGGGGGAATATATTCCCAATAATTACGTCGAAAACGGTCTGGATCACCATATATTGTTCGCATCATGCCAGGCCAAGGATAGCGAATAACTAAATAACCACCTTCGTTGTCTTTTACTGAGTTACCTTCCGAATCCACCACATCAGCTAAAATTCCTGGAAAAGGACGAGTTGCTGAACCAGGTTTAGTAGGGATAGCACCAGGTAACGGTGTAATCATTATTCCACCAGTTTCTGTTTGCCACCAAGTATCGACAATCGGACAGCGATCGCCACCGATCACTTTGTAATACCACATCCAAGCTTCTGGATTAATCGGTTCACCTACAGTTCCCAACAAGCGCAAAGAAGACAGGTTGTGCGTTTGGGGCAGATGTTCACCCATTTTGATAAAGCTACGAATAGCAGTAGGTGCAGTATAAAAAATTGTCACACTATATTTCTCTATTATGTCCCAAAAACAAGCAGGGTTAGAGAAACGGGGCGCACCTTCATACATCACCGTTGTTGTGCCATTAGATAAGGGACCATAGACAATATAGCTATGTCCGGTAATCCAACCTATATCAGCAGTACACCAGTATACATCTTTCTCTTGAAGGTCAAAGATCCATTTAGTGGTGATATGTGTGTATAAGTTATAGCCACCGTGTGTATGCACAACACCTTTAGATTTACCAGTACTCCCAGAAGTATAAAGAATAAACAGCATATCTTCACTGTCCATAGGTTCAGCCGGACAGTCTGTTGATACACTCTTTTGCAAATCATGCCACCAATGGTCACGTCCTGGTTCCATGTTAGTTTTTTGATTGGTACGCTGGACAACTAGGACATTTTGCACTGTAGGCACAGCATTATTAGCGAGGGCTTGGTCTACTCGTTCTTTAAGAGGTACAATCTCATCCTTGCGCCAACCACCATCAGCAGTAACAACTAACTTTGCTTTGGCATCAATTAACCGATCCCGCAGTGCTTCCGCACTAAAACCACCAAAGACAACACTGTGGGGTGCGCCAATTCTCGCACAAGCAAGCATGGCAATGGCAGCTTCGGGAATCATCGGCATATAAATACCAACGCGATCGCCTTTTTGTACTCCCAATAGTTTGAACACATTGGCAAATTGACAAACTTCCCGATGTAGTTGGGCGTAGGTGAGAGTGCGTGAGTCTCCTGGTTCTCCTTCCCAAATAATCGCGGCTTTATTTTTGCGCCAAGTAGTTAAATGTCTGTCAAGACAATTGTAAGAAATATTTATGTTACCGTTCACAAACCACTTGGCAAACGGTGGTTGCCAATCTAAAACTTTGTCCCACTTCGCAAACCAGTTTAATTCTTGTTCTGCTAATTCTGCCCAGAATTGTTCAGGATTGGCTTTAGCTTTGTTGTAGAGGTGCTGATAATCTGCCAAACTTTTAATATGGGCATTTTGGGAAAAATCACCAGATGGATAGAATAAGCGCTTTTCCTGCAAAATAGACTTGATTGTTTGCTGTGACATGATACTAATTTTGTCTTGAGGGTTTGAGAAAATATCTCATATGTAAAGCTTTAGGACTAACACCTTCAGAAAAATCATTTATCTGGTGTCAGTCCTAATGGTTTTTGCTTCAGCTATCAAGCCATTTCCAGTTGCGAACCTCTGGCATATCCTCGCCATGTTCAGTAATGTATTGCTGATGCTCAATCAGCTTGTCTTGGAGCATCTGTTTGATATAAGCCACCCTATCTTTCAGTTTAGGAACGCGATCAATCACATCTGCCACCAAATGAAAGCGATCCAAATCATTCAGTACAACCATATCAAAAGGTGTTGTCGTAGTGCCTTCTTCCTTATAACCCCGAACATGAAGATTTTTGTGGTTGGTGCGGCGGTAGGTGAGGCGATGGATCAGCCAGGGATAACCGTGATAGGCAAAGATTATTGGCTTATCTGTGGTGAATATATTGTCAAAGTCTTGATCAGACAGCCCGTGAGGATGTTCGCTTTGTGGCTGTAGTTTCATCAAGTCAACCACATTTACCACCCGTACTTTCAAATCAGGAAAGTATTGATGAAGAAAGTCAACCGCAGCCAAAGTTTCCAAAGTGGGGATATCCCCTGCACAAGCCATGACTACATCTGGCTCACTACCTTGATCATTGCTTGCCCAGTCCCAAATACCAATGCCTTTAGA
Above is a genomic segment from Fischerella sp. JS2 containing:
- a CDS encoding DUF1330 domain-containing protein → MVYVLAILTPNPDEPEALENYKRQAKVIRDEYGAELVLRLNVKEQLLGSFEGESIRILKFPSADHVRKWLTDPRYLETVPLRERGYRQVTITLLEE
- a CDS encoding RNA recognition motif domain-containing protein; the encoded protein is MSIYVGNLSYEVEQDDLKQVFSEYGTVKSVQLPVDRETGRVRGFAFVEMGSEAEEAAAIEALDTAEWMGRSLKVNKARPKSEGGSFGGGRRGGNNGGGYSRRY
- a CDS encoding vWA domain-containing protein, encoding MNTAERDLRLELLNSLLTTPHRELEKVAEFHKLMIELDPIFYGHLAVWYQHNGDVRDHKEVFLGHLLTSNVTAHRDAGFVLLQEFPPYQVARIVDFMKQQRGKVPRSTRTAVQCYLRAREINPQFFDRAALRGRKAMKHLYATLHIKPSMRADAVLFKDAPPEGSLAYMLKQVAKAETPAAQAALIVEHNIPYTIAIGAVKQLTPTVLVALINSMSPQEVINNLKSLKQRGAMDHPEVKALINGKLEQAAKSDRISAFKATVAADVTQLDTETAARLENVANEQVKKRGKIAKPTALLVDKSGSMDVALEVGKQIAALISGITEANLFVYAFDTIAYPVKAQGTQLSDWEKAFQHIFPNGGTSIGAGLETMRLKKQVVEQIIIVTDEGENTQPYFVAAYQAYQRDLGVMPNVIIVRVGGWCDYIERNLKEKQIPVDTFTFAGDYYSLPNLVPLLSRPSRLELLMEILETPLPVRDDK
- a CDS encoding vWA domain-containing protein, giving the protein MKPLNHVDLCFVIDTTASMGSFIHSAQQQLLNTIKVLSANSNIDLQIGLVEYRDYPPQDNSFVTRVYSLTAKLQQMQQVINKLRADGGGDGPEAVYSGVYDACTKMKWRQHSCRFILLVGDAPPHGFGTWLREMMLETRRYHSGDAWPDACPSGLNVQSVTATAENHRVIIHGLCMSGDMLAQKAFNAIAQATGGQCVAVSNAKDVIDQIVAVLQNEFSNLELDYKVLEAVQQIGYLDSSKTAEILNMPRLPVAAAIARLGKRGFLNQMIF
- the rpsU gene encoding 30S ribosomal protein S21, whose translation is MTQIVVGENEALESALRRFKRQVSKAGIMPDLKKHRHFETPLEKNKRKAKAVANSRRYKKRFRS
- the acs gene encoding acetate--CoA ligase — translated: MSQQTIKSILQEKRLFYPSGDFSQNAHIKSLADYQHLYNKAKANPEQFWAELAEQELNWFAKWDKVLDWQPPFAKWFVNGNINISYNCLDRHLTTWRKNKAAIIWEGEPGDSRTLTYAQLHREVCQFANVFKLLGVQKGDRVGIYMPMIPEAAIAMLACARIGAPHSVVFGGFSAEALRDRLIDAKAKLVVTADGGWRKDEIVPLKERVDQALANNAVPTVQNVLVVQRTNQKTNMEPGRDHWWHDLQKSVSTDCPAEPMDSEDMLFILYTSGSTGKSKGVVHTHGGYNLYTHITTKWIFDLQEKDVYWCTADIGWITGHSYIVYGPLSNGTTTVMYEGAPRFSNPACFWDIIEKYSVTIFYTAPTAIRSFIKMGEHLPQTHNLSSLRLLGTVGEPINPEAWMWYYKVIGGDRCPIVDTWWQTETGGIMITPLPGAIPTKPGSATRPFPGILADVVDSEGNSVKDNEGGYLVIRYPWPGMMRTIYGDPDRFRRNYWEYIPPKDEQYVYFAGDGAKRDEEGYFWIMGRVDDVINVSGHRLGTMEVESALVSHPAVAEAAVVSKPDELKGEDIVAFITLESKYISSEELSQELKQHVVKEIGAIARPGEIRFTDGLPKTRSGKIMRRLLRSIVTGQEISGDTSTLEDRSALEKLRETKVSNL